The genome window TCCAATTCTTTACCTTCCTGAACTTATCAAAATAGTCGATGGGTTTCCACTACTTTtccatttttttcttcttttttcttcttttttatacTGTGCACCTAGTGTTACTCcttttatatacatttagatCCTACTTCTGATCATCTCTAATCCTGAGATCACGGCTTTATCCTTAGAATTAGAATTACGTTTTTGATATGTGAGATCCTACTTCTGCTCAATCTCTAATCCTCATATCAAGGCTTTGAACAAGAATTACGTTTATGAAGCTCGCTTTTGATCCACAACAAAACCTTCATAGCCGTGTTTTATctgattaatcatgattaagataataaataatattgcaTGTAGGCTTagagtaattaattaaattggatTTTTGAACAaatcctttttttttaatttatttgaataactagcttatagaatgaattgtttttaaatatattattttattgaataattggtgttattatatattttataatgtttaaatgtttaaaacaatttaaaaataaaatataatatgattgttgagattaattttaaatttatttgtaactcataaatttatattataaaattaaatattattatattattgatgaGAATTGAAACTTAGAttatataatgaatttttttaatattgtatcaaatatttttcatcaatttAAGTTGAAATTTGATGACTGTAATTACAAATGATAATTAAACCTAAACTACAACATACTCatatattctattattatattttaatatagatgtcatgttaaataattaatattataaagtaaattttagCTCGatgatattcaaaaataaattatacttctAGTCATTCATATACGTATATTCGATGGATTTTATTTGTCTTGagttttaatatttcgttaatAATATAAtgcataattttaatatttaattttaaaatgcaGATGTTATATTTCTTGATAATTGggttcattaatatatatttattttttttgaaactatttaatatgtatttaaatcaaataagcCTTGAGAAGAAAGAAAGGGCCCGCGGTCTGAtcagtatatttatttttatttataatatagctTTTAATCGTGTAGAGCTGTGGTCCTCACAGTTAAAGTGAATGTAAAAAAATTACTGCTGCTTGTTTAGCTGGGACACCCACACAAATCTTAGCTAAACGTGCAACACAGGTTTCTAATAGAGCTCTTGCGAACTATATTCTCCCACGCATCCATTTTCTGCAGCTTGCTCCACATAACCACAGAGGCCAGGCCAAGTTAGTCGTCATTTGATAACAAAGCAATCTCTCTTTCTCTGTACCACAGATTTGATCTCTTTATCGAGCATTCGAGttacatttattatatttatatacattgcATCTTATCCGGCTAAATTCCGATCGTAAGAGACATGTCAGCATTAATTCAATACAACGTCCTCCATTACCGATCACTTGGTCACCATCTTCCTCGTCAGCCTCGAGCTCTCTCCAGAAGTATATCATGCTCTGTTATCACCAAGCCCCGTAACGCCAAACAGCTAAATATTGATCAACCAGCAGTAGAGGTGGCCTTAGAGAAGTCACAGACTAAACCAGCAGTATTGGCCGCCTCTCCTCCAGCCAGACCCAAAAGAAGAGTAATACTTGATGATCCTAGTCTACAATCCACGTGGTCACACCGCGGATGGGTGGCAAGTGGAAGCGCCGTTGTCATCATTTCCCTGGCAGAATGTATCTCTGAAGCAGCCACGTCACATATATGGCTCCAACCTCTTCTCGCTTCATTTCTAGGTTACCTGATAGCTGACCTCGCCTCTGGAGTCTACCACTGGGGCATCGATAACTACGGGAATGCCTCTACTCCAATGTTCGGTCCTCAAATCGATGCATTTCAAGGTCACCACAAGTTCCCATGGACCATCACTGAACGTCAGTTTGCTAACAATCTTCATTCGTTGGCTAGTGCAGTAACTTTTGTTGTCTTGCCCTT of Daucus carota subsp. sativus chromosome 3, DH1 v3.0, whole genome shotgun sequence contains these proteins:
- the LOC108211866 gene encoding fatty acid desaturase 4, chloroplastic: MSALIQYNVLHYRSLGHHLPRQPRALSRSISCSVITKPRNAKQLNIDQPAVEVALEKSQTKPAVLAASPPARPKRRVILDDPSLQSTWSHRGWVASGSAVVIISLAECISEAATSHIWLQPLLASFLGYLIADLASGVYHWGIDNYGNASTPMFGPQIDAFQGHHKFPWTITERQFANNLHSLASAVTFVVLPLDLVFRQHPFLLGFIGTCSGCIMFSQQFHAWAHGTKSKLPPLVVALQDAGVLVSRSQHAAHHRQPYNNNYCIVSGAWNQILDQLQVFQTLEMILFFKLGVRPRSWSDPDVEWTEVEIHTH